One part of the Streptococcus sp. oral taxon 431 genome encodes these proteins:
- a CDS encoding saccharopine dehydrogenase family protein, with the protein MSRLLVIGCGGVAQVAISKICQDSETFKEIMIASRTKSKCDDLKAKLEGKTNTKIETAALDADKVEEVIALIESYKPEAVLNVALPYQDLTIMDACLATGVHYIDTANYEAEDTEDPEWRAIYEKRCKELGFTAYFDYSWQWAYQDKFKEAGLTALLGSGFDPGVTSVFSAYALKHYFDEIHYIDILDCNGGDHGYPFATNFNPEINLREVSAPGSYWEDGKWVEVEAMSIKREYDFPQVGQKDMYLLHHEEIESLAKNIPGVKRIRFFMTFGQSYLTHMKCLENVGLLRTDAINFNGQEIVPIQFLKALLPDPASLGPRTVGKTNIGCIFTGIKDGVEKTIYIYNVCDHQECYAEVGSQAISYTTGVPAMIGTKLVMDGTWKQPGVYNLEELDPDPFMEALNKYGLPWVVVENPQMVD; encoded by the coding sequence ATGAGTCGTTTATTAGTTATTGGATGTGGGGGCGTTGCCCAAGTTGCTATTTCAAAGATTTGCCAAGATAGCGAAACTTTTAAAGAGATTATGATTGCTAGCCGTACCAAGTCAAAATGTGATGACTTGAAGGCTAAATTAGAAGGTAAAACAAATACTAAGATTGAGACAGCTGCTCTTGACGCTGACAAGGTAGAAGAAGTGATTGCCTTGATTGAAAGCTACAAACCAGAAGCTGTTTTGAACGTAGCTTTGCCTTATCAAGACTTGACCATCATGGATGCTTGTTTGGCAACAGGTGTCCACTATATCGATACTGCCAACTATGAGGCTGAGGACACAGAAGACCCTGAATGGCGTGCTATTTATGAGAAACGTTGTAAGGAACTTGGTTTTACAGCCTACTTTGACTACTCATGGCAATGGGCTTACCAAGATAAATTCAAAGAAGCAGGCTTGACTGCTCTACTTGGATCTGGTTTTGACCCAGGTGTAACCAGCGTCTTTTCAGCTTATGCACTCAAACATTACTTTGACGAAATCCACTATATCGATATTTTAGACTGTAATGGTGGTGACCACGGTTATCCATTTGCGACAAACTTTAACCCAGAAATCAATCTACGTGAGGTTTCTGCACCAGGTTCTTACTGGGAAGATGGAAAATGGGTAGAAGTCGAAGCCATGTCTATCAAACGTGAGTATGATTTCCCTCAAGTTGGTCAAAAAGACATGTATCTCCTCCACCATGAAGAAATCGAATCATTAGCAAAGAATATTCCAGGAGTTAAACGCATTCGCTTCTTTATGACTTTTGGCCAATCTTATCTAACGCATATGAAATGCTTGGAAAACGTTGGGCTCCTTCGTACAGATGCTATTAACTTCAACGGCCAAGAAATCGTACCAATCCAATTCTTGAAAGCCTTGCTTCCAGATCCTGCCAGCCTTGGACCACGTACTGTTGGTAAAACTAATATTGGATGTATCTTTACAGGTATCAAAGATGGCGTTGAAAAGACCATCTACATCTACAATGTTTGCGACCATCAGGAGTGCTATGCAGAGGTTGGTTCACAAGCCATTTCTTATACAACAGGTGTTCCAGCCATGATTGGGACAAAATTAGTGATGGATGGTACATGGAAACAACCAGGAGTTTATAACCTTGAAGAGTTGGATCCAGACCCATTCATGGAAGCTTTAAATAAATACGGTTTGCCATGGGTTGTGGTAGAAA